From a single Nicotiana tomentosiformis chromosome 2, ASM39032v3, whole genome shotgun sequence genomic region:
- the LOC104102823 gene encoding senescence-specific cysteine protease SAG12-like, translating into MAFANLSQYLCLALFFIFLGLWSSQVALSRPINYEATMRARHDQWIVHHEKVYKDLNEKEVRFQIFKENVERIEAFNAGEDKGYKLGFNKFSDLTNEEFRVLHTGYKRSHPKVMTSSKGKTHFRYTNVTDIPPTMDWRKKGAVTPIKDQKECGCCWAFSAVAAMEGLHQLKTGELIPLSEQELVDCDVEGEDEGCSGGLLDTAFDFILKNKGLTTEVNYPYKGEDGVCNKKKSALSAAKITGYEDVPANSEKALLQAVANQPVSVAIDGSSFDFQFYSSGVFSGSCSTWLNHAVTAVGYGATTDGTKYWIIKNSWGSKWGDSGYMRIKRDVHEKEGLCGLAMDASYPTA; encoded by the exons ATGGCCTTTGCAAACCTTAGCCAATACCTTTGCTTAGCTTTGTTCTTCATATTTTTGGGACTTTGGAGCTCTCAAGTAGCTTTATCACGTCCAATAAACTATGAGGCAACCATGCGTGCAAGGCATGACCAATGGATTGTACATCATGAAAAAGTTTACAAAGATTTGAACGAGAAAGAAGTGCGTTTCCAGATATTTAAAGAAAACGTGGAACGTATAGAAGCTTTTAACGCAGGTGAAGATAAAGGGTACAAACTCGGCTTTAATAAATTTTCTGATCTCACGAATGAGGAATTTCGTGTATTACATACTGGTTACAAGAGGTCACACCCTAAGGTCATGACTTCCTCAAAGGGAAAGACACATTTTAGGTACACTAATGTGACAGACATACCGCCAACTATGGATTGGAGAAAGAAAGGTGCCGTCACCCCTATCAAGGACCAAAAGGAATGTG GGTGCTGTTGGGCATTTTCTGCAGTAGCTGCTATGGAAGGGCTACACCAACTGAAAACAGGAGAGTTGATCCCTTTATCAGAGCAAGAGCTTGTAGACTGTGATGTCGAAGGCGAGGACGAAGGTTGCAGCGGTGGACTCTTGGACACTGCCTTTGATTTCATCCTGAAAAACAAGGGCCTCACAACAGAAGTAAACTATCCATACAAAGGAGAAGATGGTGTCTGCAACAAGAAAAAGTCAGCTCTTTCAGCAGCCAAAATTACAG GATATGAAGATGTGCCAGCGAACAGTGAGAAGGCTCTATTGCAGGCAGTGGCTAATCAACCTGTTTCGGTGGCAATAGACGGGAGTAGCTTCGATTTCCAGTTCTATTCAAGTGGTGTATTCAGTGGATCATGCAGCACTTGGCTTAACCACGCTGTTACAGCAGTGGGATATGGTGCAACAACTGACGGTACAAAATATTGGATTATAAAGAATTCATGGGGCAGTAAATGGGGTGACAGTGGATATATGCGCATCAAAAGGGATGTTCATGAGAAAGAAGGCCTTTGTGGACTTGCTATGGACGCTTCTTATCCCACTGCCTAA